The window CCGATTGCACAAATAAATTTGTTCGTGTTGCAATTCCACTCATGCGCTGCATAAAATTTAATAGTGTGCGCTCCGCAATTAATAATGCTTGTATTCTGCCTGTTGCAGTAAACACTAAAAAGCCCGGTTCTACCCAGGCTCCATCAGGAATCATTTTATCAATTTCTATTTCTGGACTCACATGTTTCAGAATTTTTTCTGCAAGTTCTACACCTGCAATGATGCCATGTTCTTTCACCAATAATTTTGCTTTTCCAATTGCATCAGCATCAATCGTTGCAAGTGTGGTGTGATCACCTTCTTGAATATCTTCAATTAATACCGCATCAATCAGTTCGATAAAATCGAGCGTTTCAATATCATTCATTTTCAAAACTTAATTCCTGAATTAAATAAGACTCACCTTTTTTCTTGAGATACACATACGTTCTGAATTTTCCATTTGCCGTAGTTAATGAACCTATTGCATAATATGCGCTACCTCCCGATTCGCCATCGTGCATAAAACTAAAACCCTTGGGTGGATTTTTTACAAAAAAATCTTTTACCACTTGCTCGGCTTGTGCTTTACTGTAAGCACCTTCTTTATCATTTATTTTTATTTCAATGGTAGTATCAAAAAAGGAAGCGAGTTCTTTTGCGTTTCCCGTGCGTATTGCTTGTGCAATTGAGTCGAGATTGCTCGCAGTTGTCGCCATAATTAATAATGGAACAAGTAGAAATACAAGCAGATTTTTATTGATGTGATTTTTCATAAGCTAAAGATTATATGCAGAGTTAACGAAAATTATACCAATTCACAATTATAATTACTGTTGAATTTTACTCCGCTTACTAAATAACTAACTTTGTAGCATGCAGGTAAAGAAAAAAGTTATACTGATAATCATGGATGGATGGGGCCATGGAAAAAATGCTGCTGCAAGTGCAATTGCGCAAGCAAATACTCCGAATGTAGATAGTTATTATTCACGATTTTTAAATTCTGAATTGCGTACTGATGGTGAATTTGTGGGATTACCGGAAGGACAGATGGGCAATAGTGAAGTGGGGCATTTAAATATTGGTGCAGGCAGAATTGTGTATCAGGAATTGCAAAGAATTTTTGTTGCAATTGATTCCGGAGAATTAGCAGAAAATAATGTGTTGAAAAATGCAATTGAATACGCTAAAGCAAATGGTAAGAAAATACATCTTATGGGTTTAGTGAGTGATGGTGGTGTACATTCGCATACACGACATCTCACCGCTTTATGTGATATTGCAAATGCAAAAGGATTTGATATGAATCAATTA of the Bacteroidota bacterium genome contains:
- a CDS encoding DUF4783 domain-containing protein, whose product is MKNHINKNLLVFLLVPLLIMATTASNLDSIAQAIRTGNAKELASFFDTTIEIKINDKEGAYSKAQAEQVVKDFFVKNPPKGFSFMHDGESGGSAYYAIGSLTTANGKFRTYVYLKKKGESYLIQELSFENE